From Pedosphaera parvula Ellin514:
CTCAATGATGTCGCGATTGGTGGCAGCAATCAAACGCACATCGACCCTGAGTTCCTGGGTGCCTCCAACCCTGGTAAAAAGTGCCGTCCTCAAGGAAGCGAAGCAACTTCGCCTGCAACGGCCGGCTCATATCCGCGATTTCATCCAGAAAGATCGTTCCGCCGTCGGCTTCTTCCACCCGTCCGGCCTTCTGTTTCAAAGCTCCCGTGAAGGCTCCCTTTTCGTGGCCGAAGAGTTCGCTTTCCAAAAGAGTTTCCGGAATGGCCGCGCAGTTGATGCGAATATAATTTGCACTGGAACGCTGGCTAAGGCAGTGCATCGCCCCGGCCACAAGTTCCTTGCCGGTGCCGCTTTCGCCTAGAACCAGCACCCGGGCATCGGTGGGGGCGAACGTTTGAATCATCTGCCGCATGTCACGGACGCCCTGTGAATCGCCCACAATCTGCTCCAACTGATAAGTTTCATTGGCGCGCGCCCGGAGCGTGGCGTTTTGATGCATCAAACGATGCCGTTCAGAGCAACGGGCCACCGCATGCAACAACTCCTCGGGCGCAAATGGCTTGGCGAGGTAATCAAAAGCTCCGGCTTTGATGGCTTCGACGGCCAGCTTGGGCGTGGCATAAGCCGTGATCATCAGAATCGGCAATTCAGGCCAGCGGGCATGAACCTTGCCGATTAATTCGTAGCCGCTTATTCCGCCGAGACGGGCATCCGTGATTACTAAAAGGAATTCCTCTTGTGCCAGCACGTTCAAGGCTTCTTCGGCGGATTCCACTGGGCGCACAGCATAACCTTCGTCGGAAAGGACAGTCTTCAACGAAAGACGCATGTTCTTTTCGTCATCCACGACGAGCACTGGTGGCAGCGAGGTACTCATTTACTTATACTTATCTTATAAACGTTCTGGCTGGAAATAATAGGATGAACCGTGCTCCCTTTCCAAGCTTTGATTCGATGCGGATCGTTCCTCCGTACAGGTCCACATTATGTTTTACGATGGCCAATCCCAGTCCCGTGCCCTTCTCCTTGTTCGTATAGTAGGCTTCGAAAACCTGGTTTACTTTGTCCGCCGGAATGCCTGGGCCGCTATCTCCCACCACTATCTCGACCTCATTGCCGGTTTGGGAATGAACGCTGATTGCGAGGTGTCCCGAACCATTCATGGCTTCCCGCGCATTTTGGAGCAGGTTGACCAAAATAACCGATAAGTGGCTCCGCTGCATCATCAATGCCGGCAGGTCATCGCCATAGTCCCGCTCCACGTTGATGGCGTAATTGGCGCCCATGGGCAGAACTTCATGGATTGCCTTGTCCAACTCTTCTGCCACATTTAACTTTTCAACCCGCCCTTCGCTTAACTGAGCATAGCCCATTAATTGCGTGATAATCCGGTCTGATCGTTCAATTTCCTCCCTGATGATTTCAATTTGTTGCGAGACATCCCGTTTGCCCTCTTTGATGCCGCGTTGAAGCGAATAGGCGGCGTTATTAATGATTCCCAATGGGTTTTTAAGTTGATGCGCGATTTCCGCCGCCAGACGCCCGGCCGCCTTCAGTTCGCTATTGCGCGCCATGGCCTCCCGGGCCTCCTGTTCTGCCTGCCGATCACGGAAGGCAAGCAATTGGACCCCGTAACAGGAAAAAGTCATCAACCACAGAATGATTAGACGCAGAAGAAACGGCTCCGTGGTTGGCTCGGGAGTAATTGTTTCCGACGCAAAATTCCCATTAGCCATGAATTGAGATTGAGCAGGATGAGCAGGAACTTTCTTGGTCAGCATCGGTGATGGCAACGGAGTTGAGGTGAGATCGCTGTCACTAATATTTACATTCAGTA
This genomic window contains:
- a CDS encoding sigma-54-dependent transcriptional regulator is translated as MSTSLPPVLVVDDEKNMRLSLKTVLSDEGYAVRPVESAEEALNVLAQEEFLLVITDARLGGISGYELIGKVHARWPELPILMITAYATPKLAVEAIKAGAFDYLAKPFAPEELLHAVARCSERHRLMHQNATLRARANETYQLEQIVGDSQGVRDMRQMIQTFAPTDARVLVLGESGTGKELVAGAMHCLSQRSSANYIRINCAAIPETLLESELFGHEKGAFTGALKQKAGRVEEADGGTIFLDEIADMSRPLQAKLLRFLEDGTFYQGWRHPGTQGRCAFDCCHQSRHH
- a CDS encoding sensor histidine kinase, giving the protein MAINFTNWRKTEWLPRLLAMPLPEPATQASRILAVQRNIVLPTRLVVTAIVFYYLFYSRWLPQPGTPREKILETIQHFFIFYLIFNAMAAILLLLKRFPAGLVQWLVFTTGLFDGLLLAGLTLETGGFDSNLFWMFPGLIIINAISIPLATPQIVLNLSLSVFYLGVGLLNVNISDSDLTSTPLPSPMLTKKVPAHPAQSQFMANGNFASETITPEPTTEPFLLRLIILWLMTFSCYGVQLLAFRDRQAEQEAREAMARNSELKAAGRLAAEIAHQLKNPLGIINNAAYSLQRGIKEGKRDVSQQIEIIREEIERSDRIITQLMGYAQLSEGRVEKLNVAEELDKAIHEVLPMGANYAINVERDYGDDLPALMMQRSHLSVILVNLLQNAREAMNGSGHLAISVHSQTGNEVEIVVGDSGPGIPADKVNQVFEAYYTNKEKGTGLGLAIVKHNVDLYGGTIRIESKLGKGARFILLFPARTFIR